One Pasteurella dagmatis DNA segment encodes these proteins:
- the trpR gene encoding trp operon repressor, protein MYLSRNLEQWHAFVEMLRTAFNEGKEQEVLTLLLTPDERDSVGLRLQIVAQLLDKNLPQREIQQNLNTSAATITRGSNMIKTMPPEFMDWIKLKLDEQSKKG, encoded by the coding sequence ATGTATTTAAGTCGCAATCTTGAACAATGGCATGCCTTCGTAGAAATGTTGAGAACTGCATTTAATGAAGGGAAGGAACAGGAAGTATTAACCTTATTATTAACGCCAGATGAGCGTGACTCAGTTGGACTACGCTTACAAATCGTAGCTCAGCTATTGGATAAAAATTTACCGCAACGTGAAATTCAGCAAAACTTAAATACCAGTGCGGCAACAATTACACGTGGCTCAAATATGATTAAAACAATGCCACCAGAATTTATGGATTGGATTAAATTAAAACTCGATGAGCAAAGTAAAAAAGGTTAA